Genomic window (Pseudanabaena sp. FACHB-2040):
TGACTCAACCGTCGCTGCCGCTGCCAGAAATCTCCTTCATTGGTGATCAAGCCATTTCCCAGCAATCCCCGCAGCCTCCGGGTTTCCCTGGCTTTGATAAAGCGCAGTCGATCCTTGAGCACCTCGGTAATGTGATCAGGATTGGTGAGTAGACAATACATCTCTTCCTCAAACTGCAACGGCACAACCTCGCCCAACTCACGAGCACAGCGTGTCATGAACCCCAACGGGTCGCGGCTATACTCCACAAAAGCATCGGGTACTTGAGGATGCGGCAGTGTCAGCAAATCTTGGCTGATCTCTTGACTGATCTTCTGACTCATCGGAGATTCCTCTGGTAGTTACGAGTAAAATTATGAGTAAAACTCATGTTTTAAAATATGAGCAATGCTCAGGTTTGTCAATAAAAATGTGAGTATTGCTCATTTATTGGTGCTGCAGAAAACAATCTCATGACAGAAAAAATATCGAAACTACCCGGAATGCGCCGTCATCCTAGGCAGGCTCGCAGTCAAGAACGAGTCAATCAAATCTTGGATGTGGCGGAACAGATGTTTATTGCCGAGGGCTACAATGCCACCACAACTAACGCGATTGCAGCAAAAGCCAATGTCTCGATTGGGTCGCTTTATCAGTTCTTCCCAGATAAAGAGGCGATTGTGCAGGCACTCACGAGCCGCTATGTAGGGGTATTGCAACAGCGATTTGACACACTCCACACCCTTGAGACGATTCATTCAAGTCTCTCGGAGTATGTGGAGTTGATTGTTGATGCGGCCGAGCAATTCTTTAAGGACTATCCTGGCTATCATGCCATCTTTACGCAGGTGCAGGACGCAATTCCTGAATTAGGGAAGATTGAATCGGCTGCTGATCGTCAGCTCATTCAGGACTGGGCGATAGTCTTGTCAAAGTACTACCCTGGTCTCAAACCGGCGGACTATGAGGCGATTGCGTTTACATTAGTCAATGCGATCGGAACCTTGTTATGGTTATCGCTGAGTCAACAAGGGAGCTTTCGGCAACGCCTAGTCGCAGAAACAAAACGAATGATGCTAGGTTATTTGCAAAGCTATTTCCCAATCGATAAAGTTCCTCCCAACAAATAATTTCTAGAGCATCCCAGTGCCTTCAGAAATTTGCTGGCGTAGTCCCACGTTGGTAGGGTGGGCTCCCACCTGCCGAGAGAAGCTGATGATGGGCAAAGGCAGGCGTGATCTCATTCCCTTATGACAGTTACCAAACAGCGTCGGCTGTAAAATGGATTAAAAGGTCATGTGCCAGTTGCCCCAAACCCCTATTCTCTCATCTCCCCTTAACGGCTGAAACCCTTTATTCCTCGTAGAGTAGTTGCCGTTCATGCAGCGGATTCAAGTACATCAACTTAACTCAGCATAGCCAAGCTTCATGGACCTAGATAAGCACTTTGCTTACTAGCGAGACAGCGAGGCTTTGAGCTCTGTCTTAACGTCTCAAGTCCTGGACTTGGACACTTATGAGAGGGTGCGTACGCTGGTATAGTCGTACTCATGCCGAAACAGT
Coding sequences:
- a CDS encoding TetR/AcrR family transcriptional regulator codes for the protein MTEKISKLPGMRRHPRQARSQERVNQILDVAEQMFIAEGYNATTTNAIAAKANVSIGSLYQFFPDKEAIVQALTSRYVGVLQQRFDTLHTLETIHSSLSEYVELIVDAAEQFFKDYPGYHAIFTQVQDAIPELGKIESAADRQLIQDWAIVLSKYYPGLKPADYEAIAFTLVNAIGTLLWLSLSQQGSFRQRLVAETKRMMLGYLQSYFPIDKVPPNK